CTACTATGCTAAACGGGTAGATGACATCTTTGAACGACTTGGATTATAAAAAAATCAAAATTCTTTGGATTTTCCAGAGAATTTTTTTGTTTACTTGCGAATAAATAGGTGAAGGGGAAAACAAGCTCCTTCCGCTAGACAATCATTCGTGAGTAAAAATAAATTATTTTTTACAAAAGTTTACGAATAGATAAGTGTGGGGGAAGCAAGCTCACAACTTATTCAAAAAAAGTAAGATTTTTTCAAAAAAATGACAACGACTTGCGAATAAGTAAGTGAGAGGGAAAATTCCCCTCAAGGAGATACACACTTGAAAAAATAAATCATTTTCCAAATGATTTACGAATAAACAAGTGTAGGAAAAATGAAAGGAGAAGAAGGATGAAAAAGAAGTTCAAGATTGTAAACAAACGTACAACGATTGACCTCGGGATTATTAAGTATAGCTACCGTCGTGGTCGTCATACCTTGTAAATAGGTTAGTAAATCAAATTGTTAAAGTAATAGGGGGGAATAGAAATGAACAAATTTTTTAAGAAAAATAAACGTGTAACAATCGATCTAGGTATTATCAAATACACCTATCGTCGTGGTCGTCACACTTTGTAAAAAGAACTTGATAGCTAATTTGATTTAGCTATCAATAAGATGGGAATTTGTTACAGTTCCTATCTTATTGATAAAAAGGGGAAACAATATGAATATGTTTAGGTCTATTTTTAAATCGATTATCTATAGAAGAGATGTTGCTTTGTTCTATGCCTTTGCTGGTTTACCAATCTTAGTTCCTATATTGTCCAAATTTTTGGTAGGCGTAAAGGCTGAATATACAGACAATTTTTTAGATTTTCTAGGAGCAGCATTGGCAACACAGGATGGGATTGTGTTACCAACATTGCTGTTATCCTTGATAATTTCCGCAGTTTTTAGGGATGAGATTGATAGCGGTATTCTATTTTTATATAAAGATCTGAATAGATCCCGACTTTTTAATGCAAAAATCATCAGTTTAGTGGCGATGTATGCCTCTTATGTCCTTCTAACAATGCTGACAAGTGCGATTGCTTATTTTGGTTTCTTGAATGCTTCTGGAAAAGTAGTATCGGATGATTGGAATAATGTACAGTCCACTTTGCTATCTATTTTTGCAACAATTTCAATCAATGTT
This region of Streptococcus suis genomic DNA includes:
- a CDS encoding amino acid transporter, with translation MNMFRSIFKSIIYRRDVALFYAFAGLPILVPILSKFLVGVKAEYTDNFLDFLGAALATQDGIVLPTLLLSLIISAVFRDEIDSGILFLYKDLNRSRLFNAKIISLVAMYASYVLLTMLTSAIAYFGFLNASGKVVSDDWNNVQSTLLSIFATISINVIGILMVAMVSIKAKSLQAVLAGVFWSLFTTTAPFLIGVRYVVPNGYAQMSFNQPLLAWSLVAAITTFYIVAIYLKGRSNFEKLEF